A single Montipora foliosa isolate CH-2021 chromosome 7, ASM3666993v2, whole genome shotgun sequence DNA region contains:
- the LOC138011795 gene encoding melanocortin receptor 4-like — MEKEESVIIVNCVVNILLAFTATIANVLVLYSVWKKPTLRSPSILLLCGLASTDLAVGVIVQPLFIASSLIHLYTRSETLKLTFRRGYDTIAFSLCGVSLCLIAGTSLDRLIAIVKPLQYPSIVTVRRITCILLAIWAVCVLAGTTQFWAEGILLAYVASVILIGFCISVICHATIFTIVRRHRIEIQIQARAFQGADATASLVSFRKSAFSVFIFFIVLAICYFPYLLVYTIYFARETIDGIFGRDLASTVVFMNSALNPFLYCWRVREIRNAMLQVFRKLVPRK, encoded by the coding sequence atggaaaaagaagaaagtgtAATCATAGTAAACTGTGTTGTAAACATTCTACTTGCTTTCACAGCGACCATTGCAAATGTGCTTGTGCTGTACTCAGTGTGGAAGAAGCCGACGCTTCGTTCGCCCTCTATCCTTTTACTATGTGGTCTCGCGTCAACAGATTTAGCTGTTGGTGTGATCGTGCAACCTCTTTTTATAGCAAGTAGCTTAATTCACTTGTACACTCGATCGGAGACACTGAAACTAACGTTTAGAAGAGGATATGACACCATTGCTTTCTCTCTTTGCGGCGTGTCCCTATGCTTAATTGCTGGAACCAGTCTTGACAGACTCATTGCCATTGTGAAGCCGCTGCAGTATCCCAGCATCGTTACTGTTCGGAGAATTACTTGTATTCTTCTAGCGATTTGGGCAGTTTGTGTATTGGCAGGAACCACCCAGTTTTGGGCGGAAGGAATTCTTTTAGCTTACGTTGCCTCTGTGATATTGATCGGTTTCTGTATCTCCGTTATATGTCACGCGACCATTTTCACAATTGTTCGGCGTCATCGGATAGAAATTCAAATTCAAGCTCGAGCGTTTCAGGGAGCTGATGCCACCGCAAGTCTGGTCAGCTTTCGAAAATCTGCCTTTAGTGTATTTATATTCTTCATTGTGCTCGCGATTTGTTACTTTCCTTATCTCCTTGTTTACACAATCTATTTCGCCCGTGAAACAATAGACGGTATTTTTGGCAGGGATCTTGCCTCCACAGTTGTCTTCATGAACTCGGCTTTAAATCCATTTTTGTATTGTTGGAGAGTGCGTGAGATAAGAAATGCGATGCTGCAAGTGTTTCGTAAACTTGTGCCAAGGAAGTGA